One Siniperca chuatsi isolate FFG_IHB_CAS linkage group LG3, ASM2008510v1, whole genome shotgun sequence genomic region harbors:
- the LOC122872871 gene encoding LOW QUALITY PROTEIN: dynamin-2-like (The sequence of the model RefSeq protein was modified relative to this genomic sequence to represent the inferred CDS: inserted 1 base in 1 codon; deleted 1 base in 1 codon), producing MGNRGMEDLIPLINKLQDAFSSIGQTCNLDLPQIAVVGGQSAGKSSVLENFVGRDFLPRGSGIVTRRPLILQLVNSKAEYAEFLHCKGRKFVDFDEVRLEIEAETDRLTGSNKGISPIPINLRVYSPNVLNLTLIDLPGMTKVAVGDQPQDIEHQIRDMLLQFITKESCLVLAVTPANTDLANSDALKISKEVDPQGLRTIGVITKLDLMDEGTDARDILENKLLPLRRGYIGVVNRSQKDIDGKKDIRAALAAERKFFLSHPAYRHIAERMGTAHLQKTLNQQLTNHIRDTLPGLRSKLQSQLLSLEKEVEEYKNFRPDDPTRKTKALLQMVQQFGVDFEKCIEGSGDQVDTSNLSGGAKINRIFHERFPXELVKMEFDEKELRKEISYAIKNIHGVRTGLFTPDLAFEAIVKKQIIKLKEPCLKCIDLVIQELINTVRQCTNKLGSYPRLREETERIVTTYIRERDNKTKDQVLLLIDIELSYINTNHEDFIGFANAQQRTAANTTKKRVMPNQVIRRGWLTINISIMKGGSKDYWFVLTAESLSWYKDEEEKEKKYMLPLDNLKLRDVEKGFMSSKHVFAIFNTEQRNVYKDLRQIELACDTQEDVDSWKASFLRAGVYPEKDQPESEDAMNPSDTVSMDPQLERQVETIRNLVDSYISIVNKSIRDLMPKAIMHLMINSAKDFIHSELLAYLYSAGDQGSLMEESAEQAQRRDEVLRMYHALKEALVLIGDISTTTVSTPVPPPVDDTWMAKEPSPPPASRAASATAPPPSRPPAVRGPTPGPPPPLNPSPAFGAPPVPFRPGPGPGQTAYAGDPNSGAVPLVPSRPARVPPALPPGIPSRRPPAAPNRPTVIRPSEPSLLD from the exons ATGGGTAACCGGGGAATGGAAGACCTCATTCCCCTCATCAACAAGCTCCAGGACGCCTTCAGCTCCATCGGCCAGACCTGCAACTTGGACCTGCCGCAGATAGCGGTCGTCGGCGGCCAGAGCGCAGGGAAGAGCTCCGTTTTGGAGAATTTTGTCGGGAG GGACTTTTTGCCCAGAGGATCCGGCATCGTCACCCGTCGTCCTCTCATCCTCCAGCTGGTCAACAGTAAAGCAG AGTATGCAGAGTTCCTGCACTGTAAGGGACGTAAGTTTGTGGACTTTGACGAGGTCCGT TTGGAGATTGAAGCGGAGACTGACCGGCTCACCGGATCCAACAAGGGCATCTCCCCCATCCCCATCAACCTCCGTGTCTACTCCCCTaatg TGCTGAACCTGACCCTGATCGACCTGCCAGGGATGACCAAAGTGGCCGTGGGAGACCAGCCTCAGGACATTGAGCACCAGATCAGGGACATGCTGTTGCAGTTCATCACCAAGGAGAGCTGTTTGGTCCTGGCCGTCACCCCGGCCAACACTGACCTGGCCAACTCTGATGCACTCAAGATTTCCAAGGAGGTGGACCCTCAGG GGCTGCGGACCATTGGTGTGATCACAAAGCTGGACCTGATGGACGAGGGGACAGATGCACGAGACATCCTGGAAAACAAACTACTGCCACTTCGCAGAG GGTACATCGGGGTGGTGAACCGCAGTCAAAAGGACATCGATGGGAAGAAAGACATCCGTGCTGCTTTGGCTGCTGAGAGGAAGTTCTTCCTGTCCCACCCTGCTTATAGACACATTGCAGAGCGCATGGGCACAGCACACCTGCAGAAGACGCTCAATCAG caACTTACCAACCACATCCGTGACACGTTGCCAGGGTTACGCAGTAAGCTGCAAAGCCAGCTGTTATCACtggagaaggaggtggaggagtaCAAGAACTTCCGCCCTGACGACCCCACACGCAAGACCAAGGCCTTACTCCA GATGGTGCAGCAGTTTGGCGTGGACTTTGAGAAGTGCATCGAGGGGTCTGGGGATCAGGTGGACACCTCCAACTTGTCTGGTGGAGCGAAGATCAACCGCATCTTTCATGAGCGCTTTC TTGAGCTGGTGAAG ATGGAGTTTGATGAGAAGGAGCTGAGGAAAGAGATCAGTTATGCCATCAAGAACATCCATGGAGTCAG GACAGGCCTATTCACCCCAGACCTGGCGTTTGAGGCCATAGTGAAAAAGCAGATCATTAAGCTGAAAGAGCCCTGTCTGAAATGCATCGACCTGGTCATCCAGGAGCTCATCAACACAGTCAGACAGTGCACTAATAAG CTGGGATCGTACCCTCGACTCAGAGAAGAGACTGAGAGAATCGTCACCACctacatcagagagagagacaacaagACCAAagaccag GTGCTGCTGTTGATTGACATTGAGCTGTCCTACATCAATACTAACCATGAGGACTTCATTGGATTTGCCAA TGCCCAGCAAAGGACTGCTGCTAACACCACCAAGAAGAGAGTCATGCCCAATCAG GTGATCCGCAGAGGCTGGCTCACTATCAACATCAGTATCATGAAGGGAGGATCTAAGGACTACTGGTTTGTCCTGACTGCTGAGTCTCTCTCCTGGTACAAAGATGAGGAG gagaaagagaagaagtaCATGCTGCCTCTTGACAACCTGAAGCTGAGAGATGTGGAGAAGGGCTTCATGTCCAGCAAACATGTCTTTGCCATCTTCAATACTGAACAGAG GAATGTGTATAAAGACCTACGTCAGATTGAGCTGGCATGTGACACTCAGGAGGATGTCGACAGCTGGAAGGCTTCGTTCCTTAGAGCAGGTGTTTACCCAGAGAAAGACCAG CCTGAGAGCGAAGATGCGATGAATCCTAGCGACACCGTGTCCATGGACCCGCAGCTGGAGCGGCAGGTGGAGACCATCCGCAACCTTGTGGACTCATATATCAGCATCGTCAACAAGTCCATCAGAGACCTCATGCCCAAGGCCATCATGCACCTCATGATCAACAGT GCGAAGGACTTCATCCACTCTGAGCTGCTGGCCTACCTGTACTCAGCGGGGGACCAGGGCAGTTTGATGGAGGAGTCAGCAGAGCAGGCTCAGAGGAGAGATGAGGTGCTGAGGATGTATCATGCTCTGAAAGAGGCCCTGGTTCTCATAGGAGACATCAGCACCACCACTGTTTCTACACCAGTGCCTCCACCAGTAGATGACACCTGGATGGCCAAGGAGCCAAG tCCTCCACCGGCGTCCCGCGCTGCCTCAGCAACAGCGCCCCCTCCCAGCCGACCCCCAGCAGTGAGGGGGCCCACCCCAGGTCCTCCACCCCCTCTCAACCCCTCACCAGCATTTGGAGCACCGCCCGTGCCGTTTCGCCCCGGCCCCGGCCCCGGCCAAACGGCCTACGCAGGCGATCCCAACTCTGGTGCTGTGCCTCTTGTGCCTTCCAGGCCGGCCCGCGTGCCCCCCGCACTGCCGCCTGGGATTCCCAG CAGAAGACCCCCGGCTGCCCCCAACCGACCCACTGTCATACGTCCTTCAGAGCCCTCCCTGCTTGactag
- the LOC122873801 gene encoding polymeric immunoglobulin receptor-like, whose product MAMSRKVIIYLITASVSLLSVSGNKGGPVNITCDNTPESQTAHHGGSVTISCKYPRAEESYIRHFCREDENFHCTNLISTYTSNYTKKGRFSLTDNKQQGVYTVTISTLTLEDAGRYQCTMERSNSRSCLTQIHLQVLNWDDIKPMAKTCHIGDSVNMDCHYPETHENNEKFLCKGKNPFNCEELIHTIENERHVDKGRFVIRDNRRLKHFFVYIKNVSIADSGTYWCGSDRTWQHDKYIKIDLSLVCCAAWGSSEDRTNVNHNTEGDNANHHYEEIQTQNQQASSGDVLPSICATINPPADQLNYASVSFQKDSVSVSTDGNALPDTNKNGPTACDYSSVSWPQGATHPPVAEQTLYSTVTKPGNQ is encoded by the exons ATGGCAATGTCACGAAAAGTCATCATCTACTTAATAACAG CTAGTGTGAGTTTACTGTCTGTGTCAGGAAACAAAGGAGGACCTGTCAACATTACCT GTGACAACACGCCAGAGAGCCAGACGGCACATCACGGAGGCTCTGTTACCATCAGCTGCAAGTATCCAAGAGCAGAAGAAAGCTACATCAGACACTTCTGCAGAGAAGATGAAAACTTTCATTGCACAAATCTGATATCAACTTACACttcaaattacacaaaaaaaggCCGGTTTTCTCTGacagacaacaaacagcaaGGAGTCTACACTGTGACCATTTCCACACTGACCCTGGAAGATGCTGGAAGATACCAGTGTACTATGGAAAGATCTAACAGCAGGTCATGTTTAACTCAGATCCACCTGCAGGTTTTGA actggGATGACATTAAACCAATGGCAAAAACTTGTCACATCGGGGACTCTGTAAACATGGATTGTCACTATCCAGAAACCCATGAGAACAATGAGAAATTCCTGTGCAAGGGGAAGAATCCTTTCAACTGTGAGGAGCTAATACATACAATAGAAAACGAGAGACATGTGGATAAAGGCAGGTTTGTTATAAGGGATAACAGGAGACTTAAGCACTTCTTTGTGTACATCAAAAATGTGAGCATAGCCGACTCTGGAACATACTGGTGTGGCTCTGACAGGACATGGCAGCATGATAAATACATCAAAATTGACCTCTCCTTAG TGTGTTGTGCTGCATGGGGATCGTCAGAGGACAGGACAAACGTTAATCATAacacagag GGAGATAATGCAAATCACCACTATGAGGAGATACAGACGCAGAACCAGCAGGCAAGCTCAGGAGACGTGCTGCCGTCCATTTGTGCCACAATCAACCCTCCCGCAGACCAGCTCAATTATGCCAGCGTCAGTTTCCAGAAGGACTCCGTCAGTGTCTCGACAGACGGGAATGCACTTCctgacacaaataaaaatggccCCACGGCCTGCGACTACTCCTCTGTCAGTTGGCCTCAGGGTGCCACCCATCCTCCAGTAGCAGAGCAGACTCTCTATTCTACAGTCACAAAGCCTGGGAACCAATAG